The segment GGTAGCCCTCGGCCTTGAGGCGGGCGGTGCGGGCGGCGCGGCCGGGTTCGGCGGCGCGCAGGAGGGCCAGCGCCTCGTCGGGGGTCAGCGCGTCGGAGAGGTAGCGGAAGTCGACGAGCGAGACCAGTTCCTCGGGAGTCAGCGCGGCGAGGAACTCCCACACCGGCAGCCCGGCCCGGCGCGCGGCCAGGTCCCAGGCGGCGTTGACCAGCGCCCCGGCCGCCATCTGCATCACGCCCTTCTCGGGCCCGAGCCAGCGCAGCTGGGAGTCGTGGGTGAGGTCGTGGTGCAGGGCGGCGAGATCGGCGGCGCCGGCGGGGGCGGGGCGGCCGACGACGTAGGGCGCGAGGGACCGGATCGCGGCGGCCATGACCTCGTTGCCGCGTCCGATGGTGAAGCAGAGGCCGTGGCCCGGCGGTCCGCCGTCGGTGTGCAGGACGACGTAGGCGGCGGAGTAGTCGGGGTCCGGATTCATGGCGTCCGAGCCGTCGAGCTGCTCCGAGGTGGGGAAGCGGACGTCGTGGACCTCCAGCTCGGTGACGGTGCCGGTCCCTGCCATGCGCATGCCCCCTGGGATGTTGCGGAAGAACATCGGACCTTTGCCGGACATCCGATGTATAGACCCGCGCGTGAGGCCTCGTCCAGACCCCGTACGGAAGTTGAGCCAACAGCCCTCGGGACAGGTCGGATGAATCGCCAGCCCTTCCCGCAAAGGGGCTACGGACCGGCGCCGCGGACGCCGTAGTCTTGGGACCGCACGTAATGGAACTGCTGCCGGCGGCCGCCCCAGGCGGCCGGACCGGTCGGAAGGAGGCGCTGGGTGATCGAGCTCGAGGGGGTACCCGAGCTGATCGACCCGGTCATGGTGGCCGCGTTCGAAGGCTGGAACGACGCCGGCGACGCCGCCTCCGCCGCGGTCGCCCATCTCGACCGGGAATGGAAGGGCGAGGTCTTCGCCGCGCTGGACGCGGAGGACTACTACGACTTCCAGGTGAACCGCCCCACCGTCTTCCTGGACGGCGGGGTACGCAAGATCACCTGGCCGACGACCCGGCTCTCCGTGGTGCGTGTCGGTGACACGAACGGCAAGGGGCGCACGCGCGACCTCGTCCTGGTCCGCGGCATCGAGCCCAGCATGCGCTGGCGCTCGTTCTGCAACGAAATCCTCGGCTTCGCCCATGAGTTGGGTGTGGAGATGCTGGTGGTGCTGGGCTCACTGCTCGGCGACACCCCGCACACCCGCCCGGTGCCGGTCAGCGGGGTCACCTCCGACGCGGACCTGGCTGCCCGGCTCGATCTGGAGGAGTCCCGCTACGAGGGCCCCACGGGCATCGTCGGCATCCTCCAGGAGGCGTGCACCCATGCCGGTGTCCCCGCGGTGAGCCTGTGGGCCGCGGTGCCGCACTATGTCTCCCAGCCGCCCAACCCGAAGGCCAGCCTCGCCCTGCTCAACCGCCTGGAGGACCTCCTCGACGTCCGTATCCCGCTGGGCGAGCTGACCGAGGACGCCCGCGCCTGGCAGCTGGGTGTGGACCAACTGGCCGCCGAGGACAGCGAGGTCGCCGAGTACGTGCAGTCGCTGGAGGAGGCGCGGGACACCGCGGATCTGCCGGAGGCGTCCGGCGAGGCCATCGCCCGCGAGTTCGAGCGCTATCTGCGCCGCCGCGACCCGCAGTCCGGTCCGGGCGTCGCGACCGAGGGCGGCCTGGCCGACGGCCGCGACAGCTCCTTCCTCCGCGACACCACCAGCGGCCGCACCCGTCCGCCCCGCCCGGTCTCCAAGGAGCCCCGCGAGCCGAAGACCGGCGACGAGACGGCGACGGGACCGAAGGACACGGCCAAGGGCAACGGCACGTCGGAGAGCCCGGATGCCTCGGGCGGCACGGACCCGGCCGACTCCCCGGGGCCGGAGGACGGTTCGGAGAGCAGCGGAAGCTGAGCGCCGGGGACCCGCTCCCCGGTATGCCAGGGGCGCCGGACGGCCTGCGGGCCGGTACGGCGCCCCTGGCATTTCCCCTCCCGGACCTCCCGAGCCGCAAGTCCCCGGCCCCGCAAGGAGAAAGGGGCGCTTCCACCGGCCGGCGGAAGCGCCCCTGAGGGTCGGATTGACGGGTCGTTACAGGGCCACGCCGAGCAGTGCGTCGACCGCGCGGGAGACGAGACCGGGGGCGCCCTCGTCGGTGCCGCCCCCGTCCTGCTGCGCGGCGGCCCAGCGGTCCACGGCCGCGAGGGCGGCCGGGGAGTCCAGGTCGTCGGCGAGCGCCGTACGGATCTCCGCCAGGAGGGCGTCGGCGGACGGGCCGTCAGGACGGGAGACGGCGGCCCGCCAGCGCACCAGCCGCTCCTCGGCCTCCGCCAGCACCGCGTCGGTCCACTCCCAGTCGGCCCGGTAGTGGTGCGCGAGCAGCGCCAGCCGGATCGCCGCCGGGTCGGTGCCGGCGCGCCGCACCGTGGAGACGAAGACGAGATTGCCCTTGGACTTGGACATCTTCTGGCCGTTCAGGGCCACCATCCCGGCGTGCACATACGCCTTGGCGAACGGGTGCTCACCGGTGAGCGCCTGGGCGTGCGAGGCGCCCATCTCGTGGTGCGGGAAGGCGAGGTCGGAGCCGCCGCCCTGGACGTCGAAGCCCATGCCGAGGTGGTCCAGGGCGATGGCGACACACTCGATGTGCCAGCCGGGCCGGCCGCGGCCCAGCGAGCCGCCGTCCCAGCTCGGCTCGCCGTCGCGGGCCGCCATCCACAGCATCGGGTCGAGCGGGCTCTTCTTGCCCTCGCGCTCCGGGTCGCCGCCGCGCTCGGCGGACAGCAGCCGCATCGCCTCGGCGTCCAGCCCGGAGACCTCGCCGAAGTGCGGGTCGGAGGCGACCGAGAAGTAGATGTCACCGTCCAGCTCGTAGGCGGCGCCGGCGTCGCGCAGCCGCTCCACCAGCGGGACGATGCCGGGTATCGACTCGACGGCGCCTATGTAGTGGCGGGGCGGCAGCATCCGCAGGGCCGTCATGTCCTCGCGGAAGAGGGCGGTCTCGCGCTCGGCGAGCGCCGTCCAGTCGTCGCCGGTGGCCACGGCCCGCTCCAGCAGCGGATCGTCGACATCGGTGACGTTCTGTACGTAGTGCACCTGACGCTTCGTGTCGAGCCACACGCGCTGAACCAGGTCGAACGCGTTGTAGGTCGCCGCGTGCCCCATGTGGGTGGCGTCGTAGGGCGTGATGCCGCAGACGTAGATACGGGCGACGGGACCGGGGTCGAGGGTTACCCGTCCGCCGGTCGCGGTGTCGTGGATCCTCAGGTCGCGGCCCTGGCCAGGCAGGGCGGGGACCTCAGAAGCGGGCCATGCATGCATGCCTTGAGCGTAACCGGACGGATGTTCCGCATACGAACCGGACCGGAGGTCTGGCCGGAAAGGCGGTCTTGTGTTCGACGGTCGTACGTGCAATCACCCCGCGGTCGCACGTAGAAGCGCGCCGTCGCCACGGCACGGATTCCCGGTGGATCAGACGCGCATCAGACGGCCATCAGACGGGCGGCCAGGGGATCGCGGGCCATTCGCCGCTCGGCTCCGGGTGCCGGCCGCTGTGCAGCAGCCCCGCCACCCGCGCCCGCAGCGCCTCGGTCTCGGCGTCCGTGATCAGTTCGGCCAGTCGGGCGGCGAGCGGCCGGCCGTCCGCCAGCTCCCGCTCCAGACCCCGCAGCACCTCCAGCGCCTCGTCGGTCAGCGGCTCCCCCGCCCACCCCCACAGCAGGGTGCGCAGCTTGTCCTCGGCGTTGAACGTCACGCCGTGATCGATGGCGAAGAACTGCCCATCGGCGCCGGGCAGCAGATGGCCGCCCTTGCGGTCCCCGTTGTTGATCACCGCGTCGAGCACCGCGAGCTGCCGCAGCCGCGGATGGTCGGCGTGCACCAGCAGCGCGGTGCGGCCCGCACCGATCTGAGCGAGCCCGACGGCCTTCCAGCCGGGCCCCGGCTCCTCGTCCTCCACCAGTGCCAGCAGCTCGGGCACCTCGTCGCTGCTCTCCGGCGGATCGATCCACTCCTGGACCATGCCGGTGCCGTACGGGCCGTCCCGCAGCACCGTCGGGGGGATCAGGTCCCAGCCGCAGGCCCGGGAGATCTCGTACGCGGCGACCTCGCGCTGGGCGAGTGTGCCGTCGGGGAAGTCCCACAGCGGGCGCTCACCGGCGACCGGCTTGTAGACACAGGCGGTGCTGTGGCCGTCGTACGCGACCGTGCAGTAGAGCACCGCGTTGGAGGCTTCCTCGATGCGGCCGCGGACGGTCAGCTCCCCTTCGGCGAGCAGCGCGTCCGACGGGGTTCCGGCGGGCTCCGGCGCGGCCGCCGGCGGGTCCTGCGGCCGGGCGGGACCGGGCAGCGGCGCGGCGGGCTCTGCGGCGGACTCCATGGCGCTCAGGCGTCCCGCCGGTATCCGTTCTGGCGCGGGCATACGTGTCCCTCCGGGTCGAGCGGCAGGCTGCACAGCGGGCACGGCGGGCGGCCGGCGTTGACGACCTCCAGCGCCCGCTTGGCGAACGCCCTGGCCATGGTTCCGGTGAGGCGCACCCGCAGCATCGGGGGGCCGTTCTCGTCGTCCTGGAGCAACCGCTCCTCGGCGTCGGCGAGGTCCTCGTCGCTGTCCGCGTCCAGCTCGACCAGGGCCTGGGCCTCGACGATCATCCGCTCGTCCTCGCCGTCCCACGCGAGCGCCATCGTGCCGACCCGGAACTCCTCCTCGACCGGCGATTCCAACGGCGCGGTGTCGGACAGCTCGGTGGGCGAGACGGCGGGCACCGGGGCGTTGCCGCCGCTGCGCCGGACGACCTCGTCCAGCAGTTCGTCGATCCGCTCGGCGAGGGCGGCGACCTGGGTCTTCTCCAGGGCGACGCTGGTGGTGCGGCCGGCCGCGGTGGCCTGGAGGTAGAAGCTACGGCGGCCAGGCAGCCCGACCGTACCGGCCACGAAGCGGTCCGGCGCGTCGTAGAAGAACACCTGACGGGACAACGTCCTGCTCCGATTGCTCGACTGCGGGGTCACTGCGGTCGCTGCACGTCCTGCGGTCACTGCGCGGATCGCAGGGGCGTGGCGGGCAGCGCCGTCGCACCACCCTACTGCGCCGACTGATCACGCTGCTCCCGCACCACCGCCGACTGCCGCGTCCCGCTCGGCCGCCGCGGCGCCGCCTTCGTCCCGGGGCGCGAGCGAGCCGAAGTCACCGGTGTCCCCGAGCCGGACGAGGTAGGGGCGCAGCCGGGTGTAGCGGATCGCGGTGACCGAACAGGGCTCGACGGAAATCCGCTGAAAGAGGTCGAGGTGCATGCCCAGGGCGTCGGCGACCAGGGACTTGATGATGTCGCCGTGCGAGCACATGGCGTAGGTCGCCTCGGGGCCGTGCGCCTCCTCGATCCGGGCGTTCCAGTCCCGTACCGCGTCCACCGCGCGGGCCTGCATCGCGCGCATCGACTCTCCGCCGGGGAAGGCGGCCGCGGACGGATGCTGCTGGACGATCTCCATCAGCGGCTCGTCGCTCAGTTCGGCGAGTTTCCGGCCGGACCACTCGCCGTAGTCGCATTCGCTGATCCGGTCGTCGACGTGCAGCGTGAGCCAGGGCCGGGCTTCCAGCAGCGGCGCCAGGGTCTCCCGGCAGCGCTGGAGCGGGCTGGAGACGACGGCGGTCAGCGGCACCTGCGCCAGCCGTGCGGGCAGCTCGGCGGACTGGGCCGCGCCGCGCTCGTCGAGTGCGACTCCGGGCGCCCGCCCGGCGAGCACCCCGGCGGTATTGGCGGTGGAGCGGCCGTGCCGCACCAGGATCAGCGTGGGCATGACCGCCACCCTACGTTCCCGGTACGCCTTCCCGGCAGGTGGCCGGGCGCCTTCCTGGCAGGCGGCCGGGCAACGCGCGAGAATGCCGGTGTGATCGTCGACAGCGCCATCTACCGGGAGGGCCGTCGCACCGAGTGCACGACCGACTTCTCGCACGCCCTGGAAGAGGCGCGGGCCGAGGGGCACTCCTTCCTGTGGCTGGGGATGTACGAGCCGACCGAGGAGGAGTTCGCGCGCGTCCGGTCGGAATTCGCGCTGCACCCCCTGGCCGTCGAGGACGCGCTCAAGGCGCATCAGCGGCCCAAGCTGGAGGTCTACGACGACTCGCTGTTCATGGTGCTGAAACCGGTCACCTACGACGACCGGGCGGACACGGTGACCGCGTCCGAGCTGATGGTGTTCGTGGGCGACGCGTTCGTCGTCACCGTCCGGCACGGCGAGGCCAGTCCGCTGGCGGCGGTGCGGCACCGGCTGGAGGAGCACCCGGAGATCCTGCGGCACGGCCCGGGGGCGGTGCTGTACGCGATCAGTGACGCGGTGGTGGACCACTACATCGAAGTGGCCGCCGAACTCCAGCTGGACCTGGAGGAGTTGGAGGCGGAGGTTTTCGCTCCGGTACGCGGCCGGGACACCCGGAACACCGCCGCCGAGATCTATGCGTTCAAGCGCGAAGTGCTCGAATTCCGCCGGGCGACCGGCCCGTTGGCGGAGCCGATGGCCCGGCTCCAGAACCCCGGCGTGCCGTTCGTGCACGCGCACGCCCGGCCGTTCTTCCGCGACGTCGACGACCACCTCACCCGCGCCAACGAGTCGGTGGAGGGCCTGGACCGGCTGTTGTCGGACATTCTCTCCGCCCACCTCGCGCAGATGGGCGTGCGGCAGAACGACGACATGCGCAAGATCTCGGCCTGGGCGGCGCTGGCGGCCGTCCCCACTCTGATCGCCGGCGTCTACGGCATGAACTTCGAGCACATGCCGGAGCTGAAGTGGGACCTGGGGTACCCGGTGATCCTGGCAGTGATGGTCATCATCGAGGTGTCGCTGTACCGGCTGTTCAAACGCCGCGGCTGGCTCTGACGCCGTGCCGCGGACCGTGGGGCCGGTCCGCTCAGGCGAATTCCGGTGCGGTGGTGGCCGGTCCGCCCAGCGCGTTCCGCCGCTCGGGCATCCGGAGGCTGACCATCCGCCGCCAGCCGGCCAGCCGCTCATAGCCGTACACCGCCCGGATCCCGGCGGCGAGCGCGGCGGACTTGGCCGCCGGCCACTCCAGGATGCGGCCCATGTGGGCCATCACCGCCAGGCTGACCTCCCGGTAGACGACGATCTCGGCATGGGCGCACTCCCGCAGGGTCCGCTGGATGACGCGGCCGTGCCCGGCGCGGGCCAGCCGCAGCAGCTCCTCGTGGCAGTACGCGAGGTGGTTGTCCTCGTCATGCGAGATCATCCGGACCGCTTTGCCCAGCTCGGGGTGGTCGCCGAAGTGCTTGGTGAGCATCAGCATCTGGTCGGAGGCCCGCTGTTCGGTGACCCGGCTGTGGGAGAGGTAGACGACGATGTCGCGCTCGGTGAGCGGCTGGTCGCGGCGCAGCTTGTCGTGGGTCAGGCCGATGCCCCGCCGCTCCAGCAGCGCGGTGTAGTCGGTCGCCACCGGGACGTCGGTCGGCGTCAGTCCGCGCTTGCGCATCAGCGCCTGGAAGATCCGGCCGTGCTTGTCCTCGTCGGCGCCGTGCCGGGCGACCTTGGGCGCCAGCTCCCGCATGGACGCGGGGAGCAGCGCGGCGATCCGGCCGTTCTCCCAGCCGCCCTGCGCCTCTCCGCTGGCCGCGATGGAACAGAACAGCCGGAAGGAGTCGTCGTTGTCGACGATCTCCTGGAACAGGCTTCGGGCCGAGAGCATCTTTGCCACCTCCGAACGGACACACCCGTAAAGGAAGAGTCAATTGGGGTGGTGCATGGGCGGCAACCGGAGCGGCGGCCCGTTCGGCCGTTCGGGCGAGGGATGCCCCCGTACGCGGGCGTAACCAGCGTGCCCGTGGCCGCGTTGTGCTGCTGACGGCCGTGGTGGGGAAGACCCCCGAGCCCCCACCACGGCCGCGGGGCCTCGCCGGCCCGGCACTTCGGGCGCCGGGCCGGGTGCGGGGCCGAGGGACCCGGCACCCCGGTGGGGTTACGCCAGCCCGGCGCGCTCCAGGGCCTCGGTACCGGCCCGCAGCGACGCCAGCCGGTCCTCCAGGGAGAAGCCCGCCGGGGCGAGCGTCAGCGTGGTCACGCCGGCTGCCGCGTAGGCCTGCATCCGGTCGGCGATCCGCTCGACGGAGCCGAGCAGCGTGGTCTGGTCGATCAGCCGCTCCGGGATCGCTGCCGCGGCGCCTTCCTTGTCGCCGGACAGGTACTTCTCCTGGATCTCGGCGGCTTCCTTGCCGTACCCCATGCGCTGCGCGAGCTGGTTGTAGAAGTTCTGCTTGGGGCTGCCCATGCCGCCGACGTAGAGCGCGGTGTACGGGCGGAACATGTCGGCCAGCGCGCTGACGTCCTTGTCCGCGCCGACGGCCAGCGGCAGCGTCGGACAGACGTCGAAGCCGTCCAGCGTCTTGCCCACCTTCTCGCGGCCGGCCCGGAGGTGCGCGATCGCGGTCTCCTCCAGGTGGTCGGCCGAGGGGAAGATCAGCAGCGCGCCGTCGGCGATCTCACCGGTCTGCTGGAGGTTCTTGGGGCCGATCGCGGCGATGTAGAGCGGGATGTACTCGCGCTCCGGGTGCACCGTGAGCTTCAGCGGCTTGCCCGGACCGCCCGGCAGCGGCAGCGTCCAGTGCTCGCCCTCGTAGGACAGCCGCTCGCGCGACATCGCCTTACGGACGATGTCCACATACTCGCGGGTGCGGGCCAGCGGCTTGTCGAACTTGACGCCGTACCAGCCCTCGGAGACCTGCGGCCCCGAGACGCCGAGGCCCAGGCGGAACCGGCCCCCGGAGAGAGAGTCCAGAGTCGCGGCCGTCATCGCGGTCATCGCGGGCGTACGCGCCGGGATCTGGAAGATCGCCGAACCGATGTCGATCCGCTCGGTCTGGGCCGCGACCCAGGAGAGCACGGTGGCGGCGTCGGAGCCATAGGCCTCCGCCGCCCAGCAGACGGAGTAGCCGAGGCGATCGGCCTCCTGTGCCACCGCGAGATTGTCGGAGTCCATCCCGGCGCCCCAGTAGCCGAGGTTGATGCCAAGCCTCATGCCGCTCCCCTTACCCATCAGTAACGTCGCTGTTCCGGGGACTGTATCCGCCGGTCGCGCCGGCTGTCATCGGCCGGTTGTCCACAGGTCCCCTGATGCCGGCTGCCGCCCAGTAATCTCAAGGCCCATGGAGCAAAGGCACCTCGGCCGAACGGGCCTGCGCGTGACCCGCCTCGGGCTCGGCACCCTGAACTGGGCGCGTGACACGGACGAGCAGGAAGCCGCCGACCAGCTCAAGGCGTTCTGGGAGGCCGGCGGCAGCCTCGTGGACACCGCCGACATCTACGCCGACGGCGGCGCCGAATACCTCCTCGGCCGGCTGACGGATGAACTCGTTCCACGCGAGGATCTGGTGATCTCCACCAAAGCGGGCAGCGTCCTGGAGGCGGACCGCCGGGTCGACGGCTCCCGGCGCCATCTCCTCGCCGCCCTGGACTCCTCCCTGGAGCGGCTGGGCACCGACTACGTCGACCTGTGGCAGCTGCACGCCTTCGATCCGCACACCCCGCTGGAGGAAACCCTTCAGGCCCTCGACCTCGCCGTCACCAGCGGCCGGGCGCGCTATGTGGGGCTGGCGCACTTCTCCGGCTGGCAGCTCGCCCGGGCCGGCACCTGGCAGCTCGCGGCGCCCGGTGTCCGCAATCGTCTCGCGAGCGCACAGATGGAGTACTCCCTCCTTCAGCGCGGCATCGAGCGGGAGGTGCTGCCCGCGGCGCTCGATCTCGGGATCGGCCTGCTGCCGTCGTCGCCGCTCGGCCGGGGGGTGCTGACGGGCAAGTACCGCCATGGGACACCGGCCGACTCCCGTGGTGCCTCGGAGCATCTGGCGGCGTTCGTCGCGCCCTATCTCGACGAGACCGCGAGCCGGGTCGTCGAAGCCGTCACCACCGCTGCCGACGGACTGGCCGTCACGCCGCTCCAGGTCGCGCTCTCCTGGGTCCGCGACCGCCCCGGCGTGACCGCGCCGATCCTGGGCGCTCGCACAGCGCAGCAGCTCAGAGCCGCATTGTCAGTGGAGACCCTTAGTCTTCCTGACGAGATCCGCCAGGCGCTGGACGATGTTTCGGCGCCGGTGCACCACTACCCCGATCACGACTGGAGCACGCTGTGAGCACCGACCGCCTCGCCGGCGAAACCCCGCCCGGGCAGGAGGCCGCACCCGCCACCGCGGAGGCCCGGACGCCGGATGACGCGGCGGGGCCGGGAGGCGCGGAGGCGCCGTACAGTGCGGCAGGGCCGGAGAGCGCGGCGGCGCCGGAAGGTGCGGCAGCGCCCGGCGAGGGTGCGACGGGGCCCGAGGAGGGCGCCGGGACGGCCGGAGCGGAGGCCGAGACGGCGGGAGCGGAGGCTGCGGCTTCGGCTTCCGGGGCCGAGGCCGACGCTGTGGGATCCGGGGAGGAGACCGGTACGCCGTCTTCTGGGGCGGAGTCCGCCACTCCCGCCTCCGGAGCCGACGCCGCGAACGCCGGTGCGGCAAACGGGAGCCCGGCGTCCGGCCCGGAAACCGGCACGCCGTCTCCTGGCGCGGAGACCGCCGCCCCGGCGTCCGGGGCCGCGGCTGCGAACCCCGGTGCGGCAAAGGCGAACCCGCCGTCCGGCTCGGCCAAGGCGACCGCCGATGCGCTGGCCGCGGCCGTGCGAGCCGTGGAGAGCGGCGAGCGCTCGGCCGCTTCGTTCTTCAATGACGCACCCCGTCCCGCCAGGCCGGCCGCACCCGCCGCCCAGCCTGCCAAGGGCGCGCCGCAGGGCGGGCCGCAGGCCGGACCCACGGGCCCGGGCCCGGAGGTGGCCCGGCAGCGCACCGTGCAGGACACCGGCGGACCGGCTCGTCCGGGCGGCCCAGAGGGCGGTGCCACGGGCCCGGCCGCCACCGCACCGGCCGCCACCGGCCCCGCCCCCGCTCCCCGACCCGCGGTGCGGGCCCTCCCCGGGGTCGAGGGCGTACGGCAGGTGCTCGCGGCGGGCGGTGCCCCCGAGACGCTGGCCGAGCAGACCGCGGAGATCCTGGGCGAGCGGGCCGCCGAGGCGCTGGGCGAGGACCCCTGGCTGCTGCTCGGGGTGCCCGGGGTCCGTCCCGAGCAGGCCGATGGTTTCGCGCGGGCGCTGCTCGGGCCCGCCTGTGGGCCGGGCGACGAGCGGCGCGCACTGGCGATGGTCGGCTGGCTGCTGGAACAGGCCGCGCTCGCGGGCCACTCCGCCCTGGAGGCCGCCGCCCTGCGTGCGGCCCTCGCCCAGCGCTCGGTGCCCGACCCTGATGACGCCCTTCAGGCGGCCATCGCCGACGGCGCGGTGCTGGTCTTCCAGGACGCCATCGACGAGCCGGGCGGCCGGGCACGTCCGGCCACAGGTGACGACGAGGAGGAACAGCCCGTCCGGGTCCTGCTCGGCCTGGACCGGTTCGCGATGGCGGAGGAGAGCGTCGCCGACGGGCTGGCACGGCTGCTCAACACCTTCGAAGCCGTGGCGGAATCGACCCAGGACACGGCACCGGCGGAGGACGGCGAGGCCGAGGCCGACGGGCCCGCGTCCGGCGAGAGCACGGCCGGCGGGGAGGCGGCCGACGAGTCCACCGCCGCCGGAGACGCGCGGGTCGCCGACGGGGACACCTCCGGGGAGAGCCCCGCCACCACGGCCCCCGCCGCCGACACCCCCACCACCGGCATCCCCACCGACCACGACACGGCCCCGCACCCCGCCCGGCCCTCCGCCACCGCATGGGAGGCCGTGGCCGCCGCCGCGCCCTCGCCGTCGGCCGCCGAGCTCATCCGGGCCGCCGCGCACAGCGGCCTGGTGGCCCACACGGGCGCGGAGGCGGCCCGTGCCGAGCCGGCCGCGCTGATCGCCGCGGCCCGCTCGCTCGGGCTGCGGGCCTTCGGCGCCACCCACACCGAGAACGGCCGCCGCCGCCTGGCCGCTCACCTCACCGACAGCGCGGCCGACGACGCCACGGCCACCGGCTCCGCGGACCCCGCCACGGCAGCGGTGACCGTCTCCGGTCTGCTGTCCGGACGGGAGGGGCCGGGACGGGACGCGGACGGCGCCCTCGCGCTCGATCTGCTGGTCGTGCTGGACGCCCCGCAGCTGGATCTGGAGACCGCCGCACTGCTCGTCGAGTCGCTGACCGACGGGACCCGGCTGGTGCTCAGCGGTGATCCGGGCGTGCTGTGGTCCGCCGGTCCCGGCCGGCTGTTCGCCGATCTGCTCGCGGCCCGTTTCTGTCCGCAGGTCGCCTCCCGTACCCCGGACTTCGGCCCGATCGGCGAGCTGGTGTCGGGCATCGGTATCGGGGAGCTGAGCCAGGTCGAGGCGCCCGGCAAGGAGGTGGTGATCGTGCCGGTGCGGGATGCCGGCGAGGCGGTGCACCGCACGGTCCAGCTGGTCGCCGACTCCGTGCCCCGGGCGTTCGGTGTCCCCGCGGACCACACCCAGGTCATCACGGTCGGCCACGGCGGCGCGGCCGGCACCCGCGCGCTCAACGCCGCCCTCAAGGAGCGGCTCAACCCCGGCCCCGGCCGGTTCGGCGGCTTCGACCCCGGCGACCGCGTGGCCTACACCCCGGCCCCCGGCCGCACGGTGCCCGGCACGGTCACCGGCGCGGACGCGGCCGGGCTGCATCTCGACTGCGACGGTTCCGCGCTCGTGGTGCCGCGCGAGCAGGTCGGCACGGGAGCCGTACGGCACGGCTGGGCACTCACCGCCCACCAGGCGGCCGGCACGCGCTGGCCCGCCGCGGTGGTCGTACTCCCCGGCGACGCCACCGGCGGACTGACCCGCGCCTGGGTCTACACCGCCTTCAGCCGCGGTGAGCGGCATCTGTCGGTCGTCCAGGGCGCCGACCAGGCGCTGGCCCGCGCGGTCGCCGAGGTGCCCGTGAAGGAGCGCACGACCCGGCTGCGCAGCCTGCTCCAGCAGAGCGTGCAGAGCGGCGGGGAGCCGACGGCAGCCGACTGAGCCCGGGGGCTTCGGCGCCCTTCACCCCTGGACACCGCTGCCCCGTCCCGTCGCAGAACTGGCGAACGGGCCGGGGCAGCGGCGTCTACGGATCAGCAGGCGGCGCCGGTGCGGCGCACGGCCGCCCGGCGCCTCCCTCACCGTTCGTTGTCGAGCGGCTCCATCAGGTCGTCTTCGCCCAGTTCCTCGTCGAAGACGGCGCTGACGTCGAAGCGGCACACCACCCGCTGGGGGTCCGCCTGGTCGAACGGGGCGGACAGCCACTCCCCCGGTTCGGCCGGGTCGTCGGCGGCCGCCACCCACAGCGTGGAGTCGCCCTCCTCCAGGCCGAACTCCTTGTGCCGGGTGGCGATCTCGTCCGGTTCGAACTCCCCGAAGAGGACACCGAGCGCCGCATGCACGCTGGTGCCGACGACCGCGGCGGCATCGGCGGCGCTGCCGGCCGCGTCGTCGGCGGCGTCCGGATCAAGATCGGCGATGCGCTGTGCCTGATGCAGCAGTCGCTGCGGTGCGGCGACGGTGTAGTCCCGGCGGATCAGCACGCTCAGCGCGCTCGGCTCTTCCGGGCCCGCGTATGCGGGCAGCGCCTCGTTTCCGGGGATCTCGAAGGGGGTGACCTCGTCGTAGGTGTCGTAGAGCAGCTCGTCATAGACCTCAGCCGCCGCGGCGAGCTCGTCGAACGCGGCGTACACGGCCGGATCGTCCTGCCCCGAGCGGCGTTCGACCGCGTCGAGGTGACGGTCCAGTGCGGCTTTGACCGCCTCGGCGGCGGCACGTACCTCGGCGGCGGAAGGCTGCGCAGCATCAGACATAGTGCAGACGCTATCCGTACCGGGGCCGGTCCCGCACAATAGATGCGATGCCGGAATACGAATTCTGCGATGTGTAT is part of the Streptomyces platensis genome and harbors:
- a CDS encoding LLM class F420-dependent oxidoreductase, which translates into the protein MRLGINLGYWGAGMDSDNLAVAQEADRLGYSVCWAAEAYGSDAATVLSWVAAQTERIDIGSAIFQIPARTPAMTAMTAATLDSLSGGRFRLGLGVSGPQVSEGWYGVKFDKPLARTREYVDIVRKAMSRERLSYEGEHWTLPLPGGPGKPLKLTVHPEREYIPLYIAAIGPKNLQQTGEIADGALLIFPSADHLEETAIAHLRAGREKVGKTLDGFDVCPTLPLAVGADKDVSALADMFRPYTALYVGGMGSPKQNFYNQLAQRMGYGKEAAEIQEKYLSGDKEGAAAAIPERLIDQTTLLGSVERIADRMQAYAAAGVTTLTLAPAGFSLEDRLASLRAGTEALERAGLA
- a CDS encoding helix-hairpin-helix domain-containing protein, producing the protein MSTDRLAGETPPGQEAAPATAEARTPDDAAGPGGAEAPYSAAGPESAAAPEGAAAPGEGATGPEEGAGTAGAEAETAGAEAAASASGAEADAVGSGEETGTPSSGAESATPASGADAANAGAANGSPASGPETGTPSPGAETAAPASGAAAANPGAAKANPPSGSAKATADALAAAVRAVESGERSAASFFNDAPRPARPAAPAAQPAKGAPQGGPQAGPTGPGPEVARQRTVQDTGGPARPGGPEGGATGPAATAPAATGPAPAPRPAVRALPGVEGVRQVLAAGGAPETLAEQTAEILGERAAEALGEDPWLLLGVPGVRPEQADGFARALLGPACGPGDERRALAMVGWLLEQAALAGHSALEAAALRAALAQRSVPDPDDALQAAIADGAVLVFQDAIDEPGGRARPATGDDEEEQPVRVLLGLDRFAMAEESVADGLARLLNTFEAVAESTQDTAPAEDGEAEADGPASGESTAGGEAADESTAAGDARVADGDTSGESPATTAPAADTPTTGIPTDHDTAPHPARPSATAWEAVAAAAPSPSAAELIRAAAHSGLVAHTGAEAARAEPAALIAAARSLGLRAFGATHTENGRRRLAAHLTDSAADDATATGSADPATAAVTVSGLLSGREGPGRDADGALALDLLVVLDAPQLDLETAALLVESLTDGTRLVLSGDPGVLWSAGPGRLFADLLAARFCPQVASRTPDFGPIGELVSGIGIGELSQVEAPGKEVVIVPVRDAGEAVHRTVQLVADSVPRAFGVPADHTQVITVGHGGAAGTRALNAALKERLNPGPGRFGGFDPGDRVAYTPAPGRTVPGTVTGADAAGLHLDCDGSALVVPREQVGTGAVRHGWALTAHQAAGTRWPAAVVVLPGDATGGLTRAWVYTAFSRGERHLSVVQGADQALARAVAEVPVKERTTRLRSLLQQSVQSGGEPTAAD
- a CDS encoding aldo/keto reductase — encoded protein: MEQRHLGRTGLRVTRLGLGTLNWARDTDEQEAADQLKAFWEAGGSLVDTADIYADGGAEYLLGRLTDELVPREDLVISTKAGSVLEADRRVDGSRRHLLAALDSSLERLGTDYVDLWQLHAFDPHTPLEETLQALDLAVTSGRARYVGLAHFSGWQLARAGTWQLAAPGVRNRLASAQMEYSLLQRGIEREVLPAALDLGIGLLPSSPLGRGVLTGKYRHGTPADSRGASEHLAAFVAPYLDETASRVVEAVTTAADGLAVTPLQVALSWVRDRPGVTAPILGARTAQQLRAALSVETLSLPDEIRQALDDVSAPVHHYPDHDWSTL